A region of Dehalococcoidia bacterium DNA encodes the following proteins:
- a CDS encoding TIGR03619 family F420-dependent LLM class oxidoreductase: MRFGTSFALAAMADAAAVRDFAQALDGAGFDYVTLSGHLLSAEAGRYPDRPAPTYVGPFHEPFVLFSYLAGITRRLAFRTSILILPLFPTAIVAKQAAELSLLSGGRFELGVGLSWNPAEYQAIGQEFRTRGRRIAEQITLLRRLWSEPFVSFKGRWHTFNQVGLNRLPAAPIPIWMGGGNDEPVLRRIARLADGWVPLADPTEALPRLRTYLSEAGRDPAHFGLTARLVLGPEGAPGWIETARRLQSSGWTDLTLSAPPDLPSAQALPRLIEARTALAEALNG; this comes from the coding sequence ATGCGTTTCGGTACGAGTTTCGCCCTCGCCGCCATGGCGGATGCGGCCGCCGTGCGCGACTTCGCTCAGGCGCTCGACGGCGCCGGCTTCGACTACGTGACCTTGAGCGGTCACCTGCTCAGCGCGGAGGCCGGCCGCTATCCCGACCGGCCCGCCCCGACCTACGTCGGCCCGTTCCACGAGCCGTTCGTGCTCTTCTCCTACCTGGCCGGGATCACACGGCGGCTGGCGTTCCGCACCAGCATCCTCATCCTGCCGCTCTTCCCCACGGCGATCGTCGCGAAGCAGGCGGCGGAGCTGAGCCTGCTCAGCGGCGGCCGCTTCGAGCTGGGCGTCGGCCTGAGCTGGAACCCGGCGGAGTACCAGGCGATCGGGCAGGAGTTTCGCACGCGCGGCCGGCGCATCGCAGAGCAGATCACGCTGCTGCGCCGTCTCTGGAGCGAGCCGTTCGTCAGCTTCAAAGGCCGCTGGCACACGTTCAACCAGGTGGGCCTGAACCGGCTGCCGGCGGCGCCGATCCCGATCTGGATGGGCGGCGGCAACGACGAGCCGGTGCTGCGGCGCATCGCGCGACTGGCCGACGGCTGGGTGCCCCTGGCCGATCCCACGGAGGCGCTGCCCCGCCTGCGCACGTATCTGAGCGAGGCCGGCCGCGACCCGGCGCACTTCGGCCTCACGGCACGCCTCGTCCTCGGCCCGGAAGGCGCGCCGGGCTGGATCGAAACCGCGCGCCGCCTGCAGTCTAGCGGCTGGACGGACCTCACGCTCAGCGCGCCGCCCGATCTGCCGTCCGCGCAGGCCCTGCCACGCCTGATCGAGGCGCGAACAGCGCTGGCCGAGGCGCTCAACGGCTGA
- a CDS encoding RidA family protein: MAVADRLRELNVSLPPTPKPLASYIPAVQTGNLLIVSGQVPIEDGRVLHPGKLGAELSIEQGQEAARLCVLNALAAAQQALGSLERVRRVLRVAGYVASAAGFTQQPAVINGASDLLAEIFGEAGRHARVALGTNELPLGCAVEIEFLFEVASA; encoded by the coding sequence ATGGCCGTTGCCGACCGCCTGCGCGAACTGAACGTGAGCTTGCCGCCCACGCCGAAACCGCTCGCCTCCTATATTCCCGCCGTGCAAACGGGCAACCTGCTGATCGTGTCCGGCCAGGTGCCGATCGAGGACGGCCGCGTGCTGCATCCCGGCAAGCTCGGCGCCGAGCTCTCGATCGAGCAGGGGCAGGAGGCGGCGCGGCTCTGCGTGCTCAACGCCCTGGCCGCGGCGCAGCAAGCGCTCGGCTCGCTGGAGCGGGTGCGGCGTGTGCTGCGGGTGGCGGGCTACGTCGCCAGCGCCGCCGGTTTCACGCAGCAGCCGGCGGTGATCAACGGAGCCAGCGATCTGCTGGCCGAGATCTTCGGCGAGGCGGGGCGCCACGCCCGCGTGGCCCTGGGCACGAACGAGCTGCCGCTGGGCTGCGCCGTCGAGATCGAGTTCCTGTTCGAGGTCGCGTCCGCATAG
- a CDS encoding ParB/RepB/Spo0J family partition protein: MRPAVRGRGLGRGLGALIPSTPAAGMSSAAETSGAAAPRGAVAVDIDLIAPNPRQPRSAIDPETLGDLAESIRQHGVLQPLVVSRREQAGGGVSYQLIAGERRLHAARAAGLARVPVVVREATPQEQLELALVENIQRADLNPLEEALAFQRLGAEFGLTQEALARRLGRSRAAVANTLRLLGLADEIKQSLAAGEISEGHARALLGLSDPAQRRQLWQQIAAHGLSVRQTEVLVRRLRERQPAKARKAPRGGDPELAHWAERLQSALGTAVQIERGRRGGRVVIQFYSDEELTGLLEALLGDTDP; this comes from the coding sequence GTGCGACCGGCGGTGCGCGGACGCGGGCTGGGCCGCGGGCTCGGCGCCTTGATTCCTTCCACGCCGGCCGCCGGCATGTCGTCTGCCGCGGAAACGAGCGGCGCGGCCGCGCCGCGCGGCGCCGTCGCCGTGGACATCGATCTGATCGCGCCCAACCCGCGCCAGCCGCGCTCCGCCATCGACCCGGAGACGCTCGGCGACCTGGCGGAGAGCATCCGCCAGCACGGTGTCTTGCAGCCGTTAGTCGTGAGCCGGCGTGAGCAGGCCGGCGGCGGCGTCAGCTACCAGCTCATCGCCGGCGAGCGGCGGCTGCACGCGGCACGCGCCGCCGGCCTTGCGCGCGTGCCCGTGGTGGTGCGCGAGGCGACGCCGCAGGAGCAGCTCGAGCTGGCGCTGGTGGAGAACATTCAGCGCGCCGATCTGAACCCGCTGGAGGAGGCGCTGGCCTTTCAGCGGCTGGGCGCAGAATTCGGCCTGACGCAGGAAGCGCTGGCGCGGCGGCTGGGCCGCAGCCGTGCCGCGGTGGCGAACACGCTGCGCCTGCTGGGCCTTGCAGACGAGATCAAGCAAAGCCTGGCCGCGGGCGAGATCAGCGAAGGCCACGCCCGCGCCCTGCTGGGCCTGAGCGACCCGGCACAGCGGCGGCAGCTCTGGCAGCAGATCGCGGCGCACGGCCTCTCCGTGCGCCAGACCGAAGTGCTGGTGCGCCGCCTGCGCGAGCGGCAGCCGGCGAAGGCGCGGAAGGCGCCGCGCGGCGGCGACCCGGAGCTCGCGCACTGGGCCGAGCGGCTGCAAAGCGCGCTGGGCACGGCCGTGCAGATCGAACGCGGCCGGCGCGGCGGTCGGGTCGTGATCCAGTTCTACAGCGACGAGGAGCTGACCGGGCTGCTCGAGGCTCTGCTGGGGGATACAGATCCGTAG